A genomic region of Sphingobium sp. HWE2-09 contains the following coding sequences:
- a CDS encoding ATP synthase F1 subunit epsilon, translating to MALHFELVTPEKLFRSEEVYQVVVPGTDGDFGVLEGHAPFMSTVRDGNIQIFASAGAAPEIIPVEGGFAEVNEKGLTVLAEKAG from the coding sequence ATGGCACTGCATTTCGAACTCGTGACCCCGGAAAAGCTGTTCCGCTCGGAAGAGGTCTATCAGGTGGTCGTTCCCGGCACTGACGGCGACTTCGGCGTGCTGGAAGGCCATGCGCCTTTCATGTCGACGGTCCGCGACGGTAACATCCAGATCTTTGCATCGGCGGGCGCCGCGCCGGAGATCATCCCGGTCGAAGGTGGCTTTGCCGAGGTGAATGAAAAGGGTCTGACCGTCCTCGCTGAAAAGGCCGGCTGA
- a CDS encoding F0F1 ATP synthase subunit delta: MEINSGIQASLSGRYAVALFDLARDAQSLDTVAASLAGLKAAIAQSPDFKGLINSPVLSRDVSGKTIAAVASSMGTDALTTKFLGVLAQNRRLGQLPAVIRAYETLLSNHKGEARAEVTSAHPLTDTQITALTQSLKARVGRTVTLDAKVDPAILGGLVVKIGSQMIDSSIRTRLNTLAQAMKG, translated from the coding sequence GTGGAGATTAACAGCGGCATACAGGCCAGTCTCAGCGGCCGCTACGCGGTGGCGCTGTTCGATCTGGCCCGCGACGCGCAGTCGCTTGATACGGTGGCAGCCAGCCTGGCCGGGTTGAAGGCGGCCATTGCGCAATCGCCTGATTTCAAAGGCCTGATCAACAGCCCCGTGCTCAGCCGGGATGTAAGCGGTAAGACGATCGCCGCCGTCGCATCCTCCATGGGCACCGATGCGCTGACGACGAAATTCCTGGGCGTCCTCGCCCAAAACCGTCGCCTGGGCCAGCTGCCCGCGGTCATCCGCGCTTATGAAACGCTGTTGTCGAATCACAAGGGTGAGGCCCGCGCCGAAGTGACGAGCGCCCATCCGCTGACCGATACGCAGATCACCGCCCTGACCCAGAGCCTGAAGGCGCGCGTCGGCCGCACCGTCACGCTCGACGCGAAGGTCGACCCCGCGATCCTGGGCGGGCTGGTCGTCAAGATCGGCAGCCAGATGATCGACAGCTCCATCCGCACCCGTTTGAATACGCTCGCCCAGGCGATGAAAGGCTAA
- a CDS encoding ferritin-like domain-containing protein — protein MIDTAHGQAYRPRVREWLRQRYLDLLGSIYIYNEHRGYTAIDRVLEAIRVRSPDDIALIAAVERHRADERKHYLMFRRWFELRGTMPLHVDRACGHIDRFVEIMFHRGIDQLDTQGVIDNDDQFEKLCRIISLTEKRGFKQVETLLAHPLVRDDKVLMKIFAIVHRDEPSHWAPYDDWLRSHHRREHTRWEKAVDGFIHSELLFLKLPLLFLNPFMRRRADWPDAAERMEAVTAHFDLA, from the coding sequence GTGATTGACACTGCCCATGGGCAGGCATACCGTCCAAGGGTGCGGGAATGGTTGCGTCAGCGGTATCTCGACTTACTCGGGTCGATCTACATTTATAACGAGCATCGCGGCTATACGGCCATCGATCGCGTGCTGGAGGCGATCCGCGTCCGCTCGCCCGACGACATCGCGCTGATCGCAGCGGTGGAGCGGCATCGCGCCGACGAACGCAAACATTATCTCATGTTCCGGCGCTGGTTCGAACTGCGCGGCACGATGCCGCTGCATGTCGATCGCGCCTGCGGCCATATTGATCGCTTCGTGGAGATCATGTTCCATCGCGGTATCGATCAGCTCGACACCCAGGGCGTGATCGACAATGACGACCAGTTCGAAAAATTGTGTCGCATCATTTCCCTGACGGAAAAACGCGGCTTCAAGCAGGTGGAGACATTGCTCGCCCATCCGCTGGTGCGCGACGACAAGGTGCTGATGAAGATTTTCGCGATCGTTCACCGCGATGAACCGAGCCACTGGGCGCCCTATGACGACTGGTTGCGCAGCCATCACCGGCGTGAACACACGCGCTGGGAAAAGGCCGTGGACGGCTTCATCCATAGCGAATTATTGTTCCTCAAACTGCCGCTGCTGTTCCTCAATCCCTTCATGCGCCGACGTGCGGACTGGCCCGATGCCGCCGAGCGGATGGAAGCGGTGACAGCGCATTTCGACCTGGCCTGA
- a CDS encoding GtrA family protein, with translation MLDEAARAPDGPARGGLTARLLSRKAATMLWRNTVVSCLVFALSLALLWVLVEFFSMKRVFAAGIGFVAANSLHYALGRRWIFRGTDRAIASGYIYFLASGGLGLGITMGFYALLLHYTPIHYLLARIVVSVFAGLVMFALNALLNFRRL, from the coding sequence TTGCTGGATGAAGCGGCGCGCGCGCCTGACGGGCCTGCGCGCGGCGGCCTGACCGCACGGCTATTGTCGCGTAAGGCGGCGACGATGCTGTGGCGCAACACCGTCGTGTCCTGCCTGGTCTTCGCGCTCAGCCTGGCCCTGTTGTGGGTGCTGGTCGAATTTTTCAGCATGAAGCGCGTGTTCGCGGCGGGGATCGGTTTCGTCGCGGCCAATTCGCTGCATTATGCGCTGGGCCGCCGCTGGATCTTTCGCGGGACCGACCGGGCGATCGCCAGCGGCTATATCTATTTCCTCGCCAGCGGCGGACTGGGGCTGGGCATTACCATGGGCTTTTACGCGCTGCTACTGCACTATACGCCAATCCACTATCTGCTCGCACGCATAGTAGTGTCGGTCTTCGCCGGGCTGGTCATGTTCGCGCTCAACGCGCTGCTCAATTTTCGTCGCCTCTGA
- the atpA gene encoding F0F1 ATP synthase subunit alpha produces the protein MDINAAEISKVIKDQIANFGTEAQVSEVGSVLTVGDGIARVHGLDNVQAGEMVEFANGVQGMALNLEADNVGVVIFGSDSEIKEGDTVKRTGTIVDVPVGKGLLGRVVDGLGNPIDGKGPIVSDQRMRVERKAPGIIPRTSVHEPVQTGLKAIDTLVPVGRGQRELIIGDRQTGKTAVAIDTFINQKAANAGDDESKKLYCIYVAIGQKRSTVAQIVKQLEENGAMEYSIVVAATASEPAPLQYLAPYTGVTMGEYFRDNGMHAVIVYDDLSKQAVAYRQMSLLLRRPPGREAYPGDVFYLHSRLLERAAKMNKENGSGSLTALPIIETQAGDVSAYIPTNVISITDGQIFLETNLFYQGIRPAINVGLSVSRVGSAAQTKAMKKVSGSIKLELAQYREMAAFAQFGSDLDASTQKLLNRGARLTELLKQGQFSPLPFEEQTASIFAGTNGYLDSVAVKDVTRYEELMLAYLRHDHPEVLTTIRDSKDLGDDAKAKLKAALDAFGKTFA, from the coding sequence ATGGATATCAACGCCGCAGAAATTTCGAAGGTCATCAAGGACCAGATCGCCAATTTCGGCACCGAAGCGCAGGTCAGCGAAGTCGGTTCCGTGCTGACCGTGGGTGACGGCATCGCCCGCGTCCATGGCCTCGACAACGTCCAGGCGGGCGAAATGGTCGAGTTCGCCAATGGCGTGCAGGGCATGGCGCTGAACCTGGAAGCCGACAATGTCGGCGTCGTGATCTTCGGCTCGGATAGCGAGATCAAGGAAGGCGACACCGTCAAGCGCACCGGCACCATCGTGGACGTGCCCGTGGGCAAGGGTCTGCTGGGTCGCGTCGTGGATGGTCTGGGCAATCCGATCGACGGCAAGGGTCCGATCGTGTCCGACCAGCGTATGCGCGTCGAGCGCAAGGCACCCGGCATCATCCCGCGCACGTCGGTGCATGAGCCTGTGCAGACCGGCCTGAAGGCGATCGACACCCTCGTCCCCGTCGGCCGTGGCCAGCGCGAACTGATCATCGGTGATCGCCAGACCGGCAAGACCGCCGTCGCGATCGACACCTTCATCAACCAGAAGGCCGCCAACGCGGGCGACGACGAGAGCAAGAAGCTCTACTGCATCTATGTCGCGATCGGCCAGAAGCGCTCGACCGTCGCGCAGATCGTCAAGCAGCTCGAAGAAAATGGCGCGATGGAATATTCCATCGTCGTCGCCGCGACCGCTTCGGAACCCGCGCCGCTCCAGTATCTTGCGCCTTACACCGGCGTGACCATGGGCGAATATTTCCGCGACAACGGCATGCACGCCGTCATCGTCTATGACGATCTGTCCAAGCAGGCCGTCGCCTATCGCCAGATGTCGCTGCTGCTGCGTCGTCCTCCGGGCCGTGAAGCCTATCCCGGCGACGTCTTCTATCTGCACAGCCGCCTGCTGGAGCGTGCGGCGAAGATGAACAAGGAAAATGGCTCCGGTTCGCTGACCGCGCTGCCGATCATCGAGACGCAGGCGGGCGACGTGTCGGCCTATATCCCGACCAACGTGATTTCGATCACCGACGGCCAGATCTTCCTGGAAACCAACCTCTTCTACCAGGGCATCCGTCCGGCCATTAACGTCGGCCTCTCGGTGTCGCGCGTCGGTTCCGCCGCGCAGACCAAGGCGATGAAGAAGGTGTCCGGCTCGATCAAGCTGGAACTGGCGCAATATCGCGAAATGGCGGCCTTCGCCCAGTTCGGGTCCGACCTCGACGCATCGACGCAGAAGCTGCTGAACCGCGGCGCGCGCCTGACCGAACTGCTCAAGCAGGGTCAGTTCTCGCCGCTGCCGTTTGAAGAGCAGACTGCGTCGATCTTCGCGGGCACCAACGGCTATCTGGACAGCGTCGCGGTCAAGGACGTGACCCGTTACGAAGAGCTGATGCTGGCGTACCTGCGTCACGATCACCCCGAAGTGCTGACGACGATCCGCGACAGCAAGGATTTGGGCGACGACGCCAAGGCCAAGCTGAAGGCTGCGCTGGACGCGTTCGGCAAGACGTTCGCGTAA
- the atpD gene encoding F0F1 ATP synthase subunit beta: MATTNNVGRISQVIGAVVDVTFPDALPSILSALETSNNGQRLVLEVAQHLGENTVRTIAMDSTEGLTRGQEVTDTGAQISVPVGPATLGRILNVVGEPIDERGPVQTDMRSPIHAKAPEFVDQSTESSILVTGIKVIDLLAPYAKGGKIGLFGGAGVGKTVLIQELINNIAKGHGGTSVFAGVGERTREGNDLYHEFLDAGVIAKDADGNAISEGSKVALVYGQMNEPPGARARVALSGLTIAEYFRDVENQDVLFFVDNIFRFTQAGAEVSALLGRIPSAVGYQPTLSTDMGQLQERITSTNKGSITSVQAVYVPADDLTDPAPATSFAHLDATTVLNRAISELGIYPAVDPLDSTSRVLEPRTVGQEHYDTARAVQSILQKYKSLQDIIAILGMDELSEEDKLTVARARKIQKFLSQPFHVAEVFTGISGKFVQIEDTVKSFKAVVDGEYDHLPENAFYMVGGIDEAIEKAKKLAAEAA, encoded by the coding sequence ATGGCAACCACCAACAATGTAGGCCGCATTTCGCAGGTCATCGGCGCTGTCGTCGACGTGACCTTCCCCGATGCGCTCCCGTCGATCCTTTCGGCGCTGGAAACCAGCAACAACGGCCAGCGCCTGGTGCTGGAAGTCGCCCAGCATCTGGGTGAGAACACCGTCCGCACGATCGCGATGGATTCGACCGAAGGTCTGACCCGCGGCCAGGAAGTGACCGACACCGGCGCGCAGATCAGCGTCCCCGTCGGCCCCGCCACGCTCGGCCGCATCCTGAACGTCGTGGGTGAGCCGATCGACGAGCGCGGCCCGGTGCAGACCGATATGCGCTCGCCCATCCATGCCAAGGCGCCGGAATTTGTCGATCAGTCGACCGAAAGCTCGATCCTGGTCACCGGCATCAAGGTCATCGACCTGCTCGCCCCTTATGCCAAGGGCGGCAAGATCGGCCTGTTCGGCGGCGCGGGCGTGGGCAAGACGGTGCTCATTCAGGAACTGATCAACAACATCGCCAAGGGCCATGGCGGCACCTCGGTCTTTGCAGGCGTCGGTGAGCGTACCCGCGAGGGTAACGATCTCTATCACGAGTTCCTGGACGCGGGCGTGATCGCCAAGGATGCCGACGGCAACGCGATTAGCGAAGGTTCCAAGGTTGCGCTGGTGTACGGCCAGATGAACGAGCCGCCGGGCGCCCGCGCGCGCGTCGCCCTGTCGGGCCTGACCATCGCCGAATATTTCCGTGACGTGGAAAATCAGGACGTGCTGTTCTTCGTGGACAACATCTTCCGCTTCACCCAGGCGGGCGCGGAAGTGTCCGCTCTGCTCGGCCGTATCCCGTCGGCCGTGGGTTATCAGCCGACCCTGTCGACCGACATGGGCCAGCTGCAGGAGCGCATCACGTCGACCAACAAGGGGTCGATTACCTCGGTGCAGGCCGTGTACGTGCCTGCGGACGATTTGACCGATCCGGCGCCGGCGACCTCGTTCGCGCATCTTGATGCGACGACCGTTCTCAACCGTGCGATTTCGGAACTCGGCATCTACCCGGCGGTCGATCCGCTCGACTCCACCAGCCGCGTGCTGGAGCCGCGCACAGTTGGTCAGGAACATTATGACACCGCCCGCGCGGTCCAGTCGATCCTGCAGAAGTACAAGTCGCTGCAGGACATCATCGCGATCCTGGGCATGGACGAGCTGTCGGAAGAGGACAAGCTGACCGTCGCGCGCGCGCGCAAGATCCAGAAGTTCCTGTCGCAGCCCTTCCACGTCGCCGAAGTCTTCACCGGCATCAGCGGCAAGTTCGTCCAGATCGAAGACACGGTGAAGTCGTTCAAGGCCGTGGTCGATGGCGAATATGACCATCTGCCCGAAAACGCCTTCTACATGGTCGGCGGCATCGACGAAGCGATCGAGAAGGCCAAGAAGCTGGCTGCCGAGGCCGCGTAA
- a CDS encoding F0F1 ATP synthase subunit gamma has product MASLKELKIRIGSVKSTQKITKAKQMVAAAKLRKAQAAAEAARPYSSRLEAVVASLATKIAGGTGEGASPLLAGTGKDEVHLLVVANSDRGLAGAFNANIVKAALAKARALELDGKKVQFYLIGRKGRPVINRAYPGKIVAQYDTTGTKEPGFAQAQAIAQELSQMFLDGKFDVAHLFYSRFKSALAQIPTEQQIIPVKIPADADRNAIPATVEYEPSEEAILDDLLPRNISIQLFKALLENNASEQGASMTAMDNATRNAGDLINKLTIQYNRSRQAAITTELVEIISGAEAL; this is encoded by the coding sequence ATGGCTAGCCTCAAAGAACTGAAGATCCGCATCGGGTCGGTCAAATCGACCCAGAAGATCACCAAGGCGAAGCAGATGGTCGCCGCCGCGAAGCTGCGCAAGGCGCAGGCCGCAGCCGAGGCTGCGCGCCCCTATAGCAGCCGCCTGGAAGCGGTCGTCGCCAGCCTCGCCACCAAGATTGCGGGCGGCACCGGCGAAGGCGCGTCCCCGCTGCTGGCGGGCACCGGCAAGGATGAGGTGCATCTGCTGGTCGTTGCCAACTCCGACCGTGGCCTGGCCGGCGCGTTCAACGCCAATATCGTCAAGGCGGCGCTCGCCAAGGCGCGCGCGCTGGAACTGGACGGCAAGAAGGTGCAATTCTACCTGATCGGCCGCAAGGGGCGTCCGGTCATCAACCGCGCCTATCCGGGCAAGATCGTCGCCCAGTACGACACCACCGGCACCAAGGAGCCGGGTTTTGCGCAGGCGCAGGCGATCGCGCAGGAACTGAGCCAGATGTTCCTGGACGGCAAGTTCGACGTGGCGCACCTCTTCTATTCGCGCTTCAAGTCGGCGCTGGCGCAGATCCCGACGGAACAGCAGATCATCCCGGTCAAGATCCCGGCCGACGCCGACCGCAACGCCATCCCCGCCACGGTGGAATATGAGCCGAGCGAAGAGGCGATCCTGGACGACCTGTTGCCGCGCAACATTTCGATCCAGTTGTTCAAGGCGCTGCTGGAAAACAACGCCTCCGAACAGGGCGCGTCGATGACCGCGATGGACAACGCCACGCGCAACGCGGGCGACCTGATCAACAAGCTGACGATCCAGTATAACCGCAGCCGCCAGGCCGCGATCACCACCGAACTCGTCGAAATCATCTCGGGCGCTGAAGCCCTCTAA
- a CDS encoding S1C family serine protease: protein MVALLRRFAPALAFMLALGAPASLHAEQQDIAAAARGVVRVALVATDGSDAYFVGHGSGFAVAPDKVLTNAHVVELAREEKNLVIGVIPSEGRKTYGGRIIAYSPGNDLALIQLEEGRLPVSTFYAGAVTDGQHVTAIGYPGTVDRAQGLGLKQMVEPMATVKTSGNISAGRASRSFDTLLHTAPLAAGNSGGPLADDCGRVLGVNSFGSVSDGNDAEFGFAVSWREVASFLRQAGVSSLHTVVPCRSMAEADAAEAGITQRESQATEQKSRASADAREQAMTRARDAAERDIITARENAMAGAAVLLALAVLGLGAGGLFYNQGKERQATWFLAGGGVLLLSALGLFFLRPSFAEIDERAKLPADKGVIGNSAFAWTGENICKVDLARSRLTVSQPDDIGLNWAEGGCVNGDTQYVASGTLWQRASVPDEANYVTSSQFDPVNGVLRVQRWLPDIDTMEKARALAKTELDKGPIKGCGADPDLMTRIATLQSDLGTILPAQPNERIVYHCQKGRLAPADPAE, encoded by the coding sequence ATGGTCGCCCTGCTCCGCCGCTTCGCCCCCGCCCTGGCCTTCATGCTCGCCCTTGGCGCGCCTGCGTCGCTGCATGCCGAACAGCAGGACATCGCCGCCGCCGCGCGTGGCGTCGTGCGTGTGGCGCTGGTCGCGACCGATGGATCGGACGCCTATTTCGTCGGCCATGGCAGCGGCTTTGCCGTCGCGCCGGACAAGGTGCTGACCAACGCCCATGTCGTCGAACTGGCGCGCGAGGAAAAAAATCTCGTCATCGGGGTGATCCCGTCCGAAGGACGCAAGACCTATGGCGGGCGAATCATCGCCTATTCGCCGGGCAACGACCTGGCTCTCATCCAGTTGGAGGAAGGGCGCCTGCCGGTATCGACCTTCTACGCGGGTGCCGTGACCGACGGGCAGCATGTCACCGCGATCGGCTATCCCGGCACGGTGGACCGGGCGCAGGGACTGGGCCTGAAACAGATGGTCGAACCCATGGCGACGGTGAAGACCAGCGGCAATATTTCGGCGGGGCGGGCAAGCCGCAGCTTCGACACGTTGCTCCATACCGCGCCACTGGCAGCGGGGAATAGCGGCGGGCCGCTGGCGGACGATTGCGGCCGGGTGCTGGGCGTCAACAGCTTCGGATCGGTGTCGGACGGCAATGATGCGGAGTTCGGCTTTGCCGTGTCCTGGCGAGAGGTCGCCTCCTTCCTGCGGCAGGCGGGCGTGTCGTCGCTCCATACCGTCGTGCCGTGCCGGTCCATGGCCGAAGCCGATGCCGCCGAAGCCGGGATCACCCAGCGCGAATCGCAGGCGACCGAACAGAAGAGCCGCGCCAGCGCTGACGCCCGCGAGCAGGCGATGACCCGCGCCCGTGATGCGGCGGAGCGCGACATCATAACAGCGCGCGAAAATGCGATGGCGGGCGCGGCCGTGCTGTTGGCGCTCGCGGTGCTGGGCCTGGGCGCAGGCGGGCTTTTTTACAATCAGGGCAAGGAACGCCAGGCGACCTGGTTCCTGGCGGGCGGCGGCGTGCTGCTGCTGTCGGCGCTTGGCCTGTTCTTCCTGCGCCCGAGCTTTGCGGAAATAGACGAGCGGGCCAAGCTGCCTGCGGACAAGGGCGTGATCGGCAACAGCGCCTTTGCCTGGACCGGTGAGAATATCTGCAAGGTGGACCTGGCCCGCAGCCGCCTGACCGTGTCGCAGCCCGACGATATCGGGCTGAACTGGGCCGAAGGCGGGTGCGTCAACGGCGATACCCAATATGTCGCGTCCGGCACCTTATGGCAGCGGGCGAGCGTGCCGGACGAGGCCAATTATGTGACCAGCAGCCAGTTCGATCCGGTCAACGGCGTGCTGCGGGTGCAGCGCTGGCTGCCCGATATCGACACGATGGAAAAGGCCCGCGCGCTGGCGAAGACGGAGTTGGACAAGGGACCGATCAAGGGCTGCGGCGCGGACCCGGACCTGATGACCCGCATCGCTACGCTGCAAAGCGACCTGGGCACCATCCTCCCGGCCCAGCCGAACGAGCGGATCGTCTATCATTGCCAGAAGGGGCGACTGGCCCCGGCCGATCCTGCCGAATAA
- the ada gene encoding bifunctional DNA-binding transcriptional regulator/O6-methylguanine-DNA methyltransferase Ada, whose translation MNQMTRLKPAPTTVAAAMPDDDACWNAFIARDRAMDGRFVGCVTTTGIYCKPSCAARHPKRENMRFLPDPAAARAAGYRACLRCCPDAVGRDRLAVDKAIAFIEGALDVPRLEAIAAHAGYAPHHFHRLFKRETGLTPAAFARGVRAGRLKAALAQDGSVTDAIYDAGYNAPSRAYADAQAHLGMTPSAWKDGGRGVVIRWRTVETSLGSMLVAATAKGLCRISFGEEEAALRTCFPHATLMPADAALDAMAKRVAALVDDPAAGADLPTDVQGTAFQQAVWAALRAIPPGETRSYGDIAAAIACPGAVRAVGTACGDNRLAVLIPCHRVVRGDGGMGGYAWGIDRKRALLASEKPA comes from the coding sequence ATGAACCAGATGACTCGCCTGAAACCCGCCCCAACCACCGTCGCTGCCGCCATGCCGGACGATGACGCCTGCTGGAACGCCTTCATCGCGCGCGACCGGGCGATGGACGGGCGCTTCGTCGGCTGCGTCACGACGACCGGCATCTATTGCAAGCCCAGTTGCGCCGCGCGTCACCCGAAGCGGGAAAATATGCGCTTCCTGCCCGATCCGGCAGCGGCGCGGGCGGCGGGCTATCGCGCCTGCCTGCGCTGCTGCCCCGACGCGGTCGGGCGGGATCGGCTGGCGGTGGACAAGGCGATCGCCTTTATCGAGGGTGCGCTGGACGTGCCCCGGCTGGAGGCGATCGCCGCCCATGCCGGCTATGCCCCGCATCATTTCCATCGCCTGTTCAAGCGGGAGACGGGCCTGACCCCGGCCGCCTTCGCGCGCGGCGTGCGGGCGGGGCGGCTCAAGGCCGCGCTGGCGCAGGATGGCAGTGTGACGGACGCCATCTACGACGCGGGCTATAACGCCCCCAGCCGCGCCTATGCGGACGCGCAGGCGCATCTGGGCATGACGCCCAGTGCCTGGAAGGATGGCGGGCGCGGCGTGGTGATCCGCTGGCGCACGGTCGAAACCAGCCTGGGATCGATGCTCGTCGCCGCCACGGCCAAGGGGCTATGCCGGATCAGCTTCGGCGAAGAGGAGGCGGCGTTGCGCACCTGCTTCCCGCACGCCACCCTGATGCCCGCCGATGCCGCGCTCGATGCGATGGCGAAGCGGGTGGCGGCCTTGGTGGACGATCCGGCGGCCGGCGCGGACCTGCCGACCGACGTTCAGGGCACAGCCTTCCAGCAGGCGGTGTGGGCCGCGCTGCGCGCCATTCCGCCGGGTGAAACGCGCAGCTATGGCGACATCGCCGCTGCGATCGCGTGTCCCGGCGCGGTGCGCGCCGTGGGCACCGCGTGCGGCGACAACCGCCTTGCCGTCCTCATCCCCTGCCACCGTGTCGTGCGTGGCGATGGCGGCATGGGCGGCTATGCCTGGGGCATCGACCGGAAACGGGCGCTACTGGCGTCGGAAAAGCCTGCGTAA
- a CDS encoding glycosyltransferase family 4 protein, with protein sequence MRIALFTGNYNYLREGANQALNRLVGWLEATAGHQVRVYSPVTDTPAFEPAGTLVPVPSFTLPVRGEFQLALGLPAAIRRDLVRFDPDIVHVATPDILGTRAQSFAKARGVPIVASQHTLFETYLEHYRLGWLRPLAEAHLARFYRRSDHVLVPTDQLAGDMRLLRCDDAVSVWSRGVDRALFDPARRDPAWRRALGIGDGEIALLFFGRLVREKGVASFIAVTRQLQRQGLPVRALVVGEGPARRDFEAIGDAIVLGHLEGESLARAVASADIFYHPSMTETFGNVVLEAMAAGLPIVAADAPGSRALLDDGRAGRLCPPLDEAAACTAVTALATSLAQRRALGALARERSALYAWDAASAAVERVYRTMQKGRHRRPS encoded by the coding sequence ATGCGTATCGCTCTCTTCACCGGCAACTATAATTATTTGCGCGAAGGGGCCAATCAGGCGCTCAACCGGCTGGTCGGCTGGCTGGAGGCGACCGCCGGGCATCAGGTGCGCGTCTATTCGCCGGTGACCGACACGCCCGCCTTCGAACCGGCGGGCACGCTGGTGCCGGTCCCGTCGTTTACCTTGCCGGTGCGCGGCGAATTTCAACTCGCCCTTGGCCTGCCCGCCGCCATCCGCCGCGACCTTGTGCGCTTCGATCCCGACATCGTCCATGTCGCGACGCCGGACATATTGGGCACGCGCGCCCAGAGTTTCGCCAAGGCGCGTGGCGTGCCGATCGTCGCCAGCCAGCATACCTTGTTCGAAACCTATCTCGAACATTATCGCCTGGGCTGGCTGCGCCCGCTGGCCGAGGCGCATCTGGCCCGCTTCTACCGCCGCAGCGACCATGTGCTGGTGCCGACCGACCAGCTTGCCGGAGATATGCGCCTGCTGCGTTGCGACGATGCCGTGAGCGTATGGAGCCGGGGTGTTGACCGCGCGCTGTTCGATCCGGCGCGTCGCGACCCAGCCTGGCGCCGGGCGCTTGGGATAGGCGACGGTGAGATCGCGCTGCTCTTCTTCGGACGGCTGGTACGGGAAAAAGGCGTAGCCTCTTTCATCGCAGTCACTCGACAGTTGCAGCGACAGGGCTTGCCCGTGCGCGCGCTGGTCGTAGGGGAGGGACCGGCCCGCCGCGATTTCGAAGCGATCGGCGACGCGATCGTCCTGGGGCATCTGGAGGGCGAAAGCCTGGCCCGCGCCGTCGCCAGCGCCGATATCTTCTATCACCCCAGCATGACCGAGACGTTCGGCAATGTCGTGCTGGAGGCGATGGCGGCGGGCTTGCCGATCGTCGCGGCGGACGCGCCGGGTTCGCGCGCTTTGCTGGACGACGGCCGCGCCGGGCGCCTATGCCCGCCTTTGGATGAAGCAGCAGCCTGCACGGCCGTCACCGCATTGGCGACATCCCTTGCGCAACGGCGCGCATTGGGCGCTCTGGCGCGGGAACGTAGCGCGCTTTATGCCTGGGACGCCGCGTCGGCGGCCGTCGAACGCGTCTATCGCACCATGCAAAAGGGACGCCATCGGCGCCCCTCCTGA